A single region of the Arthrobacter sp. V1I7 genome encodes:
- a CDS encoding aspartate ammonia-lyase, with product MTEPDARTAFRSEHDLLGDRDVPVDAYWGIHTLRAVENFPITGQPLSSNMHLLRGLAAVKLAAARTNHELGLLDGGRAQAIEDACTDVMIGKFSEQFVVDVIQGGAGTSSNMNANEVIANRALEILGHPKGDYARLHPNDHVNLSQSTNDVYPTAVKLGTIFAARELLAALAELEEAFAAKALEFRTVVKMGRTQLQDAVPMTLGQEFGSYAVTIGEDRLRLAEADLLIHEINLGATAIGTGLNAPAGYAEAACRHLGEITGLPLVTAVDLIEATQDVGAFVHLSGVLKRVAVKLSKICNDLRLLSSGPRAGFGEINLPAVQSGSSIMPGKINPVIPEVVSQVAYEVIGNDVTITMAAEAGQLQLNAFEPIIVHSLHKSITHLEAACRTLTARCVRGITANTEHLRLTVEQSIGLVTALNPHLGYATATAIAQEALATGKGVAELVLEHGLLTAGQLQELLSPERLANLSK from the coding sequence ATGACCGAACCCGACGCCCGCACGGCATTCCGCTCCGAACACGACCTGCTGGGGGACCGCGACGTCCCCGTCGACGCCTACTGGGGCATCCACACCCTCCGCGCCGTGGAGAACTTCCCCATCACCGGCCAGCCCCTGTCCTCCAACATGCATCTGCTCCGCGGGCTGGCCGCCGTGAAACTGGCAGCCGCCCGAACAAACCACGAGCTCGGGCTCCTGGATGGCGGGCGCGCCCAAGCCATCGAGGACGCCTGCACGGACGTGATGATCGGCAAGTTCAGCGAGCAGTTCGTGGTGGATGTCATCCAGGGTGGCGCCGGGACGTCGTCGAACATGAACGCGAACGAGGTCATTGCGAACCGGGCGCTGGAAATCCTGGGCCACCCGAAGGGTGACTACGCGCGGCTGCATCCCAACGACCACGTGAACCTCAGCCAGTCCACCAACGACGTCTATCCCACCGCCGTGAAACTCGGCACTATCTTCGCCGCCCGCGAACTGCTGGCAGCACTCGCGGAACTGGAGGAGGCCTTCGCCGCCAAGGCCCTGGAGTTCCGCACCGTCGTAAAGATGGGACGCACGCAGCTCCAGGACGCCGTCCCGATGACCCTGGGCCAGGAGTTCGGCAGCTACGCGGTGACCATCGGCGAGGACAGGCTGCGGCTGGCGGAGGCGGACCTCCTGATCCACGAGATCAACCTCGGCGCCACGGCCATCGGCACCGGACTGAACGCCCCCGCAGGCTACGCCGAGGCGGCGTGCCGGCACCTGGGCGAAATCACCGGCCTGCCGCTGGTCACCGCCGTGGACCTCATCGAGGCCACCCAGGACGTGGGCGCATTCGTGCACCTGTCCGGGGTCCTCAAGCGCGTCGCCGTCAAGCTCTCCAAGATCTGCAACGACCTCCGGCTGCTCTCGTCCGGACCGCGGGCAGGCTTCGGCGAAATCAACCTCCCGGCCGTACAGTCCGGGTCCTCCATCATGCCCGGCAAGATCAACCCGGTGATCCCGGAAGTGGTCAGCCAGGTGGCCTACGAAGTCATCGGCAACGACGTCACCATCACGATGGCCGCCGAAGCCGGACAACTCCAGCTCAACGCCTTCGAACCCATCATCGTCCACAGCCTCCACAAGAGCATCACCCACCTCGAAGCAGCCTGCCGCACCCTTACCGCCCGCTGCGTCCGGGGCATCACCGCCAACACCGAACACCTCCGCCTGACCGTGGAACAGTCCATCGGCCTCGTCACGGCGCTGAACCCCCACCTTGGCTACGCCACCGCAACCGCCATCGCCCAGGAAGCCCTCGCCACCGGCAAAGGTGTTGCCGAGCTGGTCCTGGAACACGGACTGCTCACGGCCGGGCAGCTCCAGGAACTGCTCAGCCCCGAGCGCCTCGCCAACCTGAGTAAATAG
- a CDS encoding amino acid permease, translating into MIQPQPASTQKQAITDHTIPAHAHASETALHVEDEGYHKGLKPRQVQMIAIGGAIGTGLFMGAGGRLATAGPALVLSYAVCGFFAFMILRALGELVMHRPSSGSFVSYAREFFGEKAAFVTGWLYWLNWAMTAIVDITAVALYMNFFKKYWAPIADVPQWTWALAALILVLGLNLVSVKVFGELEFWFALIKVVALVTFLVVGIYFVLFGTPVAGQEVGFSLIQDNGGLFPNGLLPAVVVMQGVVFAYASIELIGTAAGETENPEKIMPKAINTVIVRIAVFYVGSLVLLSLLLPYTSYTAGESPFVTFFGSIGVEGVDAIMNLVVLTAALSSLNAGLYSTGRIMRSMSVTGSAPKFAARMNKAGVPYGGIALTAAVAVLGVVLNALVPAEAFEIVLNVASLGIISTWGMIVLCQMQLQRLAGRGELLRPSFRMPGSPVTGWLTLAFLLAVLVLMAFDSPVGTWTIASLLVIIPLLMLGWRLCRHRILELAAVRDGFTGPYPLVANRPARGAGGDDS; encoded by the coding sequence ATGATCCAGCCTCAACCGGCCAGCACCCAGAAACAGGCCATTACCGACCACACCATTCCGGCGCATGCCCACGCCTCCGAGACCGCCCTCCATGTCGAGGATGAGGGCTACCACAAGGGCCTCAAGCCCCGCCAGGTCCAGATGATCGCGATCGGCGGCGCCATCGGCACCGGGCTCTTCATGGGGGCGGGCGGCCGGCTGGCCACGGCCGGACCGGCCCTGGTCCTCAGCTACGCCGTATGCGGCTTCTTCGCGTTCATGATCCTGCGCGCGCTCGGCGAACTCGTGATGCACCGGCCGTCCTCAGGCTCGTTCGTGTCCTACGCACGCGAGTTCTTCGGTGAGAAGGCCGCCTTCGTCACCGGCTGGCTCTACTGGCTGAACTGGGCCATGACGGCGATCGTGGACATCACCGCCGTCGCGCTCTATATGAACTTCTTCAAGAAGTACTGGGCCCCCATCGCGGACGTGCCGCAGTGGACCTGGGCCCTCGCCGCCCTCATCCTCGTGCTGGGCCTGAACCTGGTCTCCGTCAAGGTGTTCGGCGAGCTGGAGTTCTGGTTCGCCCTGATCAAGGTGGTGGCCTTGGTGACCTTCCTGGTGGTGGGCATCTACTTCGTTCTCTTCGGCACCCCGGTGGCAGGGCAGGAGGTCGGCTTCAGCCTGATCCAGGACAACGGCGGACTGTTCCCGAACGGCCTGCTGCCGGCGGTCGTGGTGATGCAGGGCGTCGTGTTCGCCTACGCCTCGATCGAGCTGATTGGCACCGCGGCCGGCGAAACCGAAAACCCCGAGAAGATCATGCCGAAGGCCATCAACACGGTGATCGTCCGCATCGCCGTCTTCTACGTTGGCTCCCTGGTCCTGCTCTCCCTGCTCCTGCCGTACACCTCCTACACGGCCGGCGAAAGCCCTTTCGTCACCTTCTTCGGTTCCATCGGGGTGGAAGGCGTGGACGCGATCATGAACCTGGTGGTCCTCACCGCGGCACTGTCCTCGCTGAACGCCGGATTATACTCCACCGGGCGCATCATGCGGTCCATGTCGGTCACGGGCTCCGCCCCCAAGTTCGCCGCACGCATGAACAAGGCCGGCGTACCCTACGGCGGCATTGCGCTCACCGCGGCCGTGGCGGTCCTCGGCGTCGTGCTTAATGCGCTGGTACCGGCAGAAGCCTTCGAGATCGTCCTGAACGTCGCATCCCTGGGCATCATCAGCACGTGGGGCATGATCGTTCTGTGCCAGATGCAGCTGCAGCGGCTGGCCGGCCGCGGCGAACTGCTGCGGCCCAGCTTCCGGATGCCCGGCTCGCCCGTCACCGGCTGGCTCACGCTCGCGTTCCTGCTGGCCGTCCTGGTGCTGATGGCTTTCGACTCGCCGGTAGGCACCTGGACGATAGCCTCGCTGCTGGTCATCATCCCGCTGCTGATGCTCGGCTGGCGCCTCTGCCGCCACCGGATCCTGGAACTGGCAGCGGTGCGCGACGGCTTCACCGGACCGTACCCGTTGGTGGCCAACCGGCCGGCCCGAGGCGCCGGCGGGGACGACAGCTAG
- a CDS encoding Gfo/Idh/MocA family protein codes for MSHTTVDSGAGSVRPVRWGILGTGFIADLQASDLIEHGFTIQAVGSRNVASAAEFAAKFHITSAHGSYEDLVADAEVDVVYISTPHPFHYENALLALNAGKHVLIEKPFAMNAWQAREIVDLAESTGLVALEAMWTRYLPHMVRIRELVRSGALGEVRTVIADHNQNLPKDPLHRLNDPALGGGALLDLGIYPVSFAFDVFGAPVNIRAMASMTATGVDRQTAMIFEYTEGQQALLHCALDTAGPNRASIIGTGGSIAIDSVWYTPSPFTRYDAGGNVVERFDEPVTGRGMQYQAWELERLIGTGAISNDILSPRDSALVMATMDDVRRQIGLTYEGDRS; via the coding sequence ATGTCGCACACCACCGTTGATTCCGGTGCAGGCTCTGTCCGTCCTGTCCGATGGGGAATCCTAGGCACAGGCTTCATTGCCGACCTGCAGGCCTCGGACCTGATCGAGCACGGGTTCACCATCCAGGCTGTGGGCTCCCGAAACGTCGCATCGGCCGCCGAATTCGCCGCGAAGTTCCACATCACCTCGGCCCATGGGAGCTACGAGGACCTGGTGGCTGACGCCGAGGTGGATGTCGTGTACATCTCGACACCGCACCCCTTCCACTACGAAAACGCCTTGCTCGCCCTCAACGCGGGCAAACATGTGCTGATTGAGAAGCCCTTCGCCATGAACGCCTGGCAGGCCCGGGAAATCGTGGACCTCGCCGAGTCCACGGGACTGGTCGCCCTTGAAGCCATGTGGACCCGGTACCTTCCGCACATGGTCCGGATCCGCGAGCTGGTCAGGTCCGGCGCCCTGGGCGAAGTCCGGACGGTGATCGCGGACCACAACCAGAATCTGCCAAAGGATCCGCTCCACCGGCTCAACGACCCGGCGCTGGGCGGTGGCGCACTCCTGGACCTGGGCATCTACCCCGTTTCCTTCGCCTTCGACGTGTTCGGGGCACCCGTCAATATCCGGGCCATGGCCAGCATGACCGCCACCGGCGTGGACCGGCAGACCGCGATGATCTTCGAATACACGGAGGGGCAGCAGGCCCTGTTGCACTGCGCGCTGGACACGGCAGGGCCAAACCGCGCCTCGATCATCGGCACCGGAGGCAGCATCGCCATCGATTCGGTCTGGTACACGCCATCGCCCTTCACCCGATACGACGCTGGCGGAAACGTCGTGGAGAGATTCGATGAGCCGGTCACCGGCCGCGGGATGCAGTACCAGGCGTGGGAGCTTGAGCGGCTTATTGGCACCGGAGCCATTTCCAACGACATCCTGTCGCCGCGGGACAGTGCACTCGTCATGGCGACGATGGACGACGTGAGACGCCAGATCGGACTCACCTACGAGGGTGACCGAAGCTAG